A single Drosophila ananassae strain 14024-0371.13 chromosome 3L, ASM1763931v2, whole genome shotgun sequence DNA region contains:
- the LOC6495467 gene encoding potential E3 ubiquitin-protein ligase ariadne-2, producing the protein MDSDIEMDLDSDNDGEYDDDYDYYNTGEDCDVERLDPKRADPEYFEYECLTVEDIEKLLNERVEKLNTILQITPSLAKVLLLEHQWNNLAVVEKYRQDANALLVTARIKPPTVAVTDSASTSAAAASAQLLRLGSCGYKTTASSPPQYRSQMCPVCASSQLGDKFYSLACGHSFCKDCWTIYFETQIFQGISTQIGCMAQMCNVRVPEDLVLTLVTRPVMRDKYQQFAFKDYVKSHPELRFCPGPNCQIIVQSSEISAKRAICKVCHTGFCFRCGMDYHAPTDCQVIKKWLTKCADDSETANYISAHTKDCPKCHICIEKNGGCNHMQCFNCKHDFCWMCLGDWKTHGSEYYECSRYKDNPNIANESVHVQAREALKKYLHYYERWENHSKSLKLEQQTIDRLRQRINSKVMNGSGTWIDWQYLFNAAALLAKCRYTLQYTYPYAYYMDGGSRKNLFEYQQAQLEAEIENLSWKIERAETSDLGDLENQMDIAEKRRTTLLKDFFPVDT; encoded by the exons ATGGACTCTGATATCGAAATGGATCTGGACTCGGACAACGATGGGGAGTACGACGACGACTACGATTACTACAATACAG GCGAGGACTGCGATGTGGAGCGCCTGGATCCGAAGCGGGCCGATCCCGAGTACTTCGAGTACGAGTGCCTCACTGTGGAGGACATCGAGAAGCTGCTGAACGAGCGCGTGGAGAAGCTAAACACCATCCTGCAGATCACACCCTCCCTGGCCAAGGTGCTCCTGCTAGAGCACCAATGGAACAACCTGGCCGTGGTGGAGAAGTACCGTCAGGACGCCAATGCGTTGCTGGTGACGGCGCGCATCAAGCCACCAACGGTGGCAGTGACGGACTCCGCATCCACGAGCGCAGCGGCGGCCAGCGCCCAGTTGCTGCGTCTGGGGAGCTGCGGGTACAAGACAACGGCCTCGAGTCCGCCCCAATACCGCAGCCAGATGTGTCCCGTGTGCGCCAGTTCGCAGCTGGGCGACAAGTTCTACAGTTTGGCCTGCGGCCATTCGTTCTGCAAGGACTGCTGGACCATCTACTTCGAGACACAGATCTTCCAGGGCATCTCCACACAAATCGGCTGCATGGCCCAGATGTGCAATGTTCGGGTGCCGGAGGACCTGGTGCTGACGCTGGTCACGCGACCGGTTATGCGCGACAAGTACCAACAGTTCGCGTTCAAGGACTACGTGAAATCTCACCCAGAGCTGCGGTTCTGCCCGGGACCCAACTGCCAGATAATTGTGCAATCATCGGAGATCTCCGCCAAACGTGCCATCTGCAAGGTATGCCACACGGGCTTCTGCTTCCGGTGCGGCATGGACTACCACGCCCCCACCGACTGTCAGGTGATCAAGAAGTGGCTGACCAAGTGCGCCGACGACAGTGAAACGGCCAACTACATCAGCGCCCACACCAAAGACTGCCCCAAGTGTCACATCTGCATCGAGAAGAACGGCGGCTGCAACCACATGCAGTGCTTCAACTGCAAGCACGACTTCTGCTGGATGTGTTTGGGCGACTGGAAGACCCACGGGTCGGAGTACTACGAGTGCTCCCGGTACAAGGATAACCCGAACATTGCCAACGAGTCGGTGCATGTGCAGGCGCGGGAGGCGCTCAAGAAATACCTTCATTACTATGAGCGCTGGGAGAACCACTCCAAGTCCCTCAAGCTCGAACAGCAGACGATCGACCGGCTGCGGCAGCGCATCAACTCCAAGGTGATGAATGGCAGCGGCACGTGGATCGACTGGCAGTATCTCTTCAATGCGGCGGCACTGCTGGCCAAGTGTCGTTACACCCTGCAGTACACCTACCCGTACGCCTACTACATGGACGGGGGCTCGCGAAAGAATCTCTTTGAGTATCAGCAG GCTCAACTGGAGGCTGAGATCGAAAACCTATCGTGGAAAATCGAACGGGCCGAAACGTCGGACTTGGGTGATCTCGAGAATCAAATGGACATTGCTGAGAAGCGCCGCACCACCCTCCTCAAAGACTTCTTCCCAGTGGATACATAG
- the LOC6495174 gene encoding uncharacterized protein LOC6495174: MSAPENSCDRWFRKSFVPTPCTKCSTPTKGKCIDYKVTAPPEGVVEPQANIIQAVIEPDGPVRQQINIHAECSKPRPLLESDKDKLRCCTMCVAQEQNISPNLCSAACRPLKTYLHLEEWTKRPLPKPTYKNAVVLDPTTIAGRCFPCKFRLKRLKNKCLDCGRDLYFRYPITNNSDLLLLQNCCDVEVYPMKKVENMNNVKVTKISGEKKFANSLLKERSECRLHNLAYYLALAQKQAPPVKKVDLGAIDRKSRKSSRKSRKSTRKSRKSKKG, encoded by the exons ATGTCTGCTCCGGAGAACAGTTGTGACCGCTGGTTTCGCAAGAGTTTCGTGCCCACTCCTTGCACCAAGTGCTCCACGCCAACTAAGGGGAAGTGCATCGACTACAAGGTGACTGCTCCTCCGGAGGGTGTGGTAGAGCCGCAGGCCAATATCATACAGGCGGTCATCGAGCCGGATGGACCAGTGAGGCAGCAGATAAACATCCATGCGGAATGCAGCAAGCCAAGGCCACTCCTGGAGTCGGATAAGGACAAGCTCCGATGCTGCACCATGTGCGTGGCACAGGAGCAGAATATAAGTCCCAATCTCTGCAGTGCGGCATGTCGGCCTCTCAAGACTTACTTGCATTTGGAAGAG TGGACAAAGAGACCACTTCCTAAGCCCACGTATAAGAACGCGGTTGTACTTGATCCTACCACGATAGCCGGACGCTGTTTTCCGTGCAAGTTCCGGTTGAAGCGTTTGAAGAACAAGTGCCTGGATTGCGGCCGGGACTTGTACTTCAGGTATCCGATCACGAACAACAGCGACCTGCTGCTCCTGCAGAACTGCTGCGACGTGGAGGTGTATCCAATGAAGAAGGTGGAGAACATGAACAATGTCAAGGTTACCAAGATATCCGGGGAGAAGAAGTTCGCCAACAGTCTGCTCAAGGAGCGATCAGAGTGCAGGCTGCATAACTTGGCCTACTATCTGGCTCTGGCCCAAAAACAGGCACCTCCTGTCAAGAAGGTGGATTTGGGTGCGATTGACCGGAAGAGTAGGAAAAGTTCTAGAAAGAGTAGAAAGAGCACTAGGAAGAGCAGGAAGAGCAAAAAAGGATAA